In the genome of Nonlabens sp. MB-3u-79, one region contains:
- the ileS gene encoding isoleucine--tRNA ligase, whose translation MSKKFNEYKGLNLPEVDERIKSFWKENDIFNKSMTTREGNEPFIFFEGPPSANGLPGIHHVMGRTIKDLFCRFKTQQGYQVNRKAGWDTHGLPVELGVEKALGITKEDIGTKISVEEYNEECKKAVLKYTDVWSKLTEDMGYWVDMEDPYITYKSKYMESVWWLLKEIYSKDLIYKGYTIQPYSPAAGTGLSSHELNQPGTYQDVTDTTVTAQFKVEDPSKLPFPTNGEVFFLAWTTTPWTLPSNTALTVGPKIDYVLAETFNQYTGEPMQVILAEKLVNYQFGKKYQVLKGEAFAKAKQTYQLGDKKIPCQILGSCKGTDLVNLRYEQLLPYATPFENAQDAYRVILGDFVTTEDGTGIVHTAPTFGADDALVSKQANPPIPPMLVLDEHNNPVPLVTLQGKFREELPEVGGKYVKNEYFVDGEAPERSVDVDIAIALKEQNRAFNVEKYVHSYPHCWRTDKPILYYPLDSWFIKVTEFKDRMHELNKSINWKPKSTGEGRFGNWLANANDWNLSRSRFWGIPLPIWRNETGTEEMIIGSIAELMGEIEKSIAAGLMTTNPFAGFKNGDMSEENYNIVDLHKNVVDQIYLVGKNGAKLTREADLIDVWFDSGSMPYSQWHYPFENKEQVENQLRKADFIAEGVDQTRGWFYTLHAIATMISDDVAYKNVVSNGLVLDKNGQKMSKRLGNAADPFETLGKYGADATRWYMVSNANPWDNLKFDLDGITEVQRKFFGTLYNTYSFFSLYANVDGFAYSEKDIPLSERPEIDRWILSELNTLIKDSTAFYEDYEPTKAARAITTFVTENLSNWYVRLCRRRFWKGTYEHDKIAAYQTLYTCLKTIAQLGAPIAPFFMDQLYRDLTGVCESDASESVHLALFPKADESLIDAVLEEKMHKAQIISSLTLSLRKKERIKVRQPLQRIMIPVLDARDKAQIEAIADLVKSEVNVKEIELIDDASGILVKEIKPNFKALGPRFGKQMGQIAGMIKSFQQEDIALLEKTGKKEMEINGNAIILTLEDVEITSSDIEGWLVANQSGITVALDVTISPELKKEGVSREIVNRIQNIRKESGLEVTDRINIEIASHSELDDAIKTNEQYIKDETLADLLTITTHIDKGTSIEFDDITTTIKVTKI comes from the coding sequence ATGAGTAAAAAATTCAATGAATACAAAGGATTGAACCTTCCGGAAGTTGATGAGCGTATCAAATCTTTTTGGAAGGAAAACGACATTTTCAACAAGTCCATGACGACTCGTGAAGGAAATGAGCCTTTTATTTTCTTTGAAGGACCACCATCTGCTAACGGCTTGCCTGGGATTCACCATGTTATGGGACGTACGATTAAGGATTTATTCTGTCGTTTTAAAACACAACAAGGCTATCAAGTAAATCGCAAAGCAGGTTGGGATACACACGGGCTTCCTGTAGAGTTAGGTGTTGAAAAAGCACTTGGAATTACCAAAGAAGACATCGGTACAAAAATATCTGTAGAGGAATATAATGAGGAATGTAAAAAAGCAGTTCTCAAATACACCGACGTATGGAGCAAGCTTACTGAGGATATGGGGTATTGGGTAGATATGGAAGATCCATATATTACTTATAAATCCAAATACATGGAATCGGTATGGTGGTTGTTAAAAGAGATTTATTCTAAAGATTTAATTTATAAAGGTTATACCATACAACCGTATTCGCCTGCTGCTGGAACTGGATTGAGCTCCCATGAGTTGAACCAACCAGGAACCTATCAAGACGTAACCGACACTACTGTTACTGCTCAATTTAAAGTGGAAGACCCATCAAAATTACCTTTTCCAACAAATGGAGAGGTTTTTTTCCTTGCCTGGACCACGACACCATGGACATTACCATCTAATACCGCACTTACTGTAGGTCCTAAAATAGATTACGTACTTGCTGAGACGTTCAACCAGTATACTGGTGAGCCTATGCAAGTAATTCTTGCTGAGAAGTTAGTGAACTATCAGTTTGGTAAAAAGTATCAGGTTTTAAAAGGTGAGGCTTTCGCGAAAGCGAAACAAACATACCAACTAGGAGATAAAAAAATACCTTGTCAAATCTTAGGATCTTGTAAAGGAACGGACCTGGTCAACTTAAGATACGAGCAATTATTACCTTATGCGACGCCTTTTGAAAACGCACAGGATGCCTATAGAGTCATACTAGGAGATTTTGTAACTACAGAAGACGGAACAGGAATCGTGCACACTGCACCTACTTTTGGAGCAGATGATGCATTGGTTTCTAAACAGGCAAATCCGCCTATCCCGCCTATGTTGGTATTGGATGAACACAACAATCCAGTACCTCTTGTCACCCTACAAGGTAAATTCCGCGAGGAGTTGCCAGAGGTAGGCGGAAAATATGTAAAAAACGAATACTTTGTAGATGGAGAAGCGCCAGAACGCTCAGTAGATGTAGATATCGCCATTGCTTTAAAAGAACAAAACCGCGCTTTTAACGTAGAGAAATACGTACACAGTTATCCGCATTGTTGGAGGACTGACAAGCCTATATTATATTATCCACTAGACAGTTGGTTTATAAAAGTAACCGAGTTCAAGGACAGAATGCACGAGTTGAACAAATCCATCAACTGGAAACCTAAATCTACTGGAGAAGGAAGATTTGGAAACTGGCTCGCAAATGCCAACGACTGGAATTTATCGCGTTCTCGTTTTTGGGGAATACCCCTTCCTATCTGGAGAAATGAAACTGGAACCGAAGAAATGATCATAGGCTCTATAGCAGAGTTGATGGGCGAGATAGAAAAATCTATCGCTGCTGGATTGATGACTACCAATCCGTTTGCTGGATTTAAAAATGGCGACATGAGTGAAGAAAACTACAATATCGTAGACCTTCATAAAAACGTAGTAGATCAAATTTATCTAGTAGGGAAAAACGGGGCAAAGTTAACTCGTGAGGCAGACCTTATCGATGTTTGGTTTGATTCAGGATCCATGCCTTATTCCCAATGGCATTATCCATTTGAAAATAAAGAACAAGTAGAAAACCAACTTAGAAAAGCAGACTTCATCGCCGAAGGTGTAGATCAAACACGTGGATGGTTCTACACACTACACGCTATAGCAACCATGATAAGTGATGATGTAGCTTATAAAAACGTTGTTTCTAACGGACTGGTTCTGGATAAAAACGGACAAAAAATGTCCAAGCGTTTAGGTAATGCAGCTGACCCTTTTGAGACTTTAGGAAAATACGGTGCTGATGCGACGCGCTGGTATATGGTTAGTAATGCTAATCCATGGGACAATCTCAAGTTTGATCTCGATGGGATTACGGAGGTGCAACGCAAGTTTTTTGGAACACTTTATAATACTTATTCGTTCTTCAGTCTGTATGCAAACGTTGATGGATTTGCCTATAGTGAGAAAGACATTCCATTATCAGAACGACCAGAAATAGACCGATGGATATTATCAGAATTAAACACTTTGATAAAAGACAGCACAGCATTCTATGAAGATTATGAACCTACTAAAGCTGCTCGCGCGATAACCACTTTCGTTACAGAGAACTTGAGCAACTGGTACGTGCGTTTATGTAGAAGAAGATTCTGGAAAGGAACTTATGAGCACGATAAAATTGCTGCATATCAAACTTTGTATACGTGTTTAAAAACAATAGCACAATTAGGCGCTCCTATTGCTCCATTCTTTATGGATCAATTGTATCGAGACCTAACTGGTGTTTGTGAAAGCGATGCGAGTGAGAGTGTGCACCTTGCACTTTTCCCTAAAGCAGATGAGTCTCTTATAGACGCTGTACTAGAGGAAAAAATGCATAAAGCACAGATCATTTCTAGTCTTACCTTATCCTTGCGTAAAAAGGAACGTATTAAAGTACGTCAACCACTACAGCGTATTATGATACCGGTTCTAGATGCCAGAGATAAAGCACAGATAGAAGCCATCGCAGATTTAGTGAAGAGTGAAGTAAACGTGAAAGAAATTGAGTTGATCGATGATGCGAGTGGTATACTTGTAAAAGAAATCAAACCCAACTTCAAGGCCTTAGGCCCGCGTTTTGGCAAGCAAATGGGACAAATCGCTGGTATGATTAAAAGTTTTCAACAAGAGGATATTGCTTTGTTAGAAAAAACTGGCAAAAAAGAGATGGAAATCAACGGAAATGCTATTATATTGACCCTTGAAGATGTGGAGATTACATCTTCAGACATAGAAGGATGGTTAGTAGCAAACCAATCAGGTATAACCGTTGCACTCGATGTAACCATATCGCCAGAACTTAAAAAAGAAGGGGTTTCTAGAGAAATAGTAAATCGCATTCAAAACATAAGAAAAGAATCTGGACTCGAGGTAACCGACCGTATCAATATTGAGATTGCATCTCATAGTGAACTGGACGATGCTATTAAAACAAACGAGCAATATATCAAAGATGAAACGCTAGCAGATTTATTAACGATAACAACACATATTGATAAGGGTACGTCAATAGAATTTGACGATATTACCACAACAATCAAAGTCACTAAAATATAA